In the Mycobacterium adipatum genome, one interval contains:
- a CDS encoding DUF302 domain-containing protein, with protein sequence MSMAISTTLKTSFAQAVDRARKALSDQGFGVLTEIDVTSTLKQKLDEDVEDYLILGACNPPLAHRALSVDRQIGLLLPCNVVVRTDTDHPGSVLVEAMDPQIMVQVAEQPDLQPVADDAATRLRAAIAALTTSP encoded by the coding sequence ATGTCGATGGCGATATCGACTACACTCAAAACCTCGTTCGCCCAGGCCGTCGACAGGGCCCGAAAGGCGTTGTCCGATCAAGGTTTCGGCGTGCTGACCGAAATCGACGTGACCTCGACGCTGAAGCAGAAACTCGACGAGGACGTGGAGGACTACCTCATCCTCGGGGCGTGCAACCCACCGCTGGCCCATCGGGCACTCAGTGTGGACCGCCAGATCGGCTTGCTGCTGCCGTGCAACGTCGTCGTCCGCACCGACACCGACCATCCGGGCTCGGTACTCGTGGAGGCGATGGACCCGCAGATCATGGTCCAGGTCGCCGAACAACCCGACCTGCAACCGGTCGCCGATGACGCCGCCACGCGCCTGCGCGCCGCCATCGCCGCGCTCACCACCTCGCCGTGA
- a CDS encoding metal-sensitive transcriptional regulator, with protein MVLVLNRLRRAQGQLSGVISMIEQGRDCKDVVTQLAAVSRALDRAGFKIVATGMRQCLTGEAPEGTEPLTEAELEKLFLALA; from the coding sequence ATGGTGTTGGTGCTCAACCGGTTACGGCGGGCGCAGGGCCAACTGTCCGGTGTGATCTCGATGATCGAGCAGGGACGCGACTGCAAGGACGTGGTCACACAGTTGGCTGCGGTGTCGCGCGCCTTGGACCGCGCGGGCTTCAAGATCGTCGCCACCGGGATGCGGCAATGCCTGACCGGTGAAGCTCCGGAGGGAACCGAGCCGTTGACCGAGGCCGAGCTGGAAAAGCTCTTCCTTGCACTGGCCTGA